A region from the Sandaracinus amylolyticus genome encodes:
- a CDS encoding M23 family metallopeptidase, translating to MRVAIAVLALSLAIALPARAQIEVASTALAGTLVRARVEPGSTVRIDGRAVRVSARGEVLLGAAVDRMRPLRIDVRGVDGRRALRAVSIAARRDPIERLTGVRRELVVLRGALRSAQDAIDARLRVLRARDGAVAHFASGFVMPAEGRVTSPFAVHRVLDGGARDRHWGVDLAAAEGAAVRAPAAGVVVLDASAPLYGRILVIDHGHGLTSSLLHLARVDVEIGAVVRRGDVIARVGRTGRVTGAHLDWRLHLLGVALDPRSAL from the coding sequence GTGAGGGTCGCGATCGCGGTCCTCGCGCTCTCGCTCGCGATCGCGCTCCCGGCGCGCGCGCAGATCGAGGTGGCGAGCACGGCGCTCGCGGGGACGCTCGTGCGCGCGCGCGTCGAGCCGGGCAGCACGGTGCGGATCGACGGCCGCGCAGTGCGCGTCTCGGCGCGCGGCGAGGTGCTGCTCGGCGCCGCGGTCGATCGGATGCGCCCACTGCGGATCGACGTGCGCGGGGTGGACGGGCGTCGCGCACTGCGCGCAGTGTCGATCGCGGCGCGTCGCGATCCGATCGAGCGCTTGACCGGCGTGCGGCGCGAGCTGGTCGTGCTGCGGGGCGCGCTGCGCTCGGCGCAGGACGCGATCGATGCGCGCCTTCGTGTGCTCCGTGCGCGCGACGGCGCGGTCGCGCACTTCGCGTCGGGGTTCGTGATGCCCGCGGAGGGGCGCGTGACGAGCCCGTTCGCGGTGCATCGGGTGCTCGACGGAGGCGCGCGCGATCGTCACTGGGGCGTCGATCTCGCGGCCGCGGAAGGCGCGGCGGTGCGGGCGCCCGCCGCGGGCGTGGTGGTGCTGGACGCGAGCGCGCCGCTCTACGGGCGGATCCTGGTGATCGATCACGGGCACGGGCTGACGTCGAGCCTGCTGCACCTCGCGCGCGTCGACGTGGAGATCGGCGCGGTGGTGCGGCGCGGTGACGTGATCGCGCGTGTGGGACGCACCGGTCGCGTGACGGGCGCGCACCTCGACTGGCGGCTGCACCTCTTGGGCGTCGCGCTCGATCCGCGGTCGGCGCTCTAG
- a CDS encoding SIMPL domain-containing protein (The SIMPL domain is named for its presence in mouse protein SIMPL (signalling molecule that associates with mouse pelle-like kinase). Bacterial member BP26, from Brucella, was shown to assemble into a channel-like structure, while YggE from E. coli has been associated with resistance to oxidative stress.) — MANAAEPRGRGELIGRLAWSAALVAAVAVAVLGLRHWVDARYRREGIVVSGSATQRITSDRAIWSASVHARGATVAEAYAVLERDVPRVRQFLLDNHVAEADVHVDAVATEELYAYDDDGNVRTEQIVGYALTQSVRVTSSDVELVGRVARDVTQLIQSGALVVSGAPEYIHSDLGEIKIRLVGEATADARARAEQVAQHSGATLGPLMSANVGVVQVNAANETSVSWEGVYDRSSVEKDVMVVVRTVFELR, encoded by the coding sequence ATGGCGAACGCGGCGGAGCCTCGCGGCAGGGGCGAGCTCATCGGACGGCTCGCGTGGAGCGCGGCCCTGGTGGCGGCGGTGGCGGTGGCGGTGCTCGGGCTGCGGCACTGGGTCGACGCGCGCTACCGGCGCGAGGGGATCGTGGTCTCGGGCTCCGCGACCCAGCGCATCACGAGCGATCGCGCGATCTGGTCGGCATCGGTGCACGCGCGTGGCGCGACGGTCGCCGAGGCCTACGCGGTCCTCGAGCGCGACGTCCCGCGGGTGCGGCAGTTCCTGCTCGACAACCACGTCGCCGAGGCGGACGTGCACGTCGACGCGGTCGCGACCGAGGAGCTCTACGCCTACGACGACGACGGGAACGTGAGGACCGAGCAGATCGTCGGCTACGCCCTGACGCAGTCGGTGCGGGTGACGTCGAGCGACGTGGAGCTCGTGGGCCGCGTCGCGCGCGACGTGACGCAGCTGATCCAGAGCGGCGCGCTCGTGGTGTCGGGCGCGCCCGAGTACATCCACAGCGATCTCGGCGAGATCAAGATCCGCCTGGTCGGCGAGGCGACCGCGGACGCGCGCGCCCGCGCGGAGCAGGTCGCGCAGCACAGCGGCGCGACGCTCGGCCCGCTGATGTCGGCGAACGTCGGCGTGGTGCAGGTGAACGCGGCGAACGAGACGAGCGTGTCGTGGGAGGGCGTCTACGACCGCTCGTCGGTCGAGAAGGACGTGATGGTGGTCGTGCGCACCGTGTTCGAGCTGCGGTGA
- a CDS encoding protein kinase domain-containing protein: MSTSTASARTPSGNHGLSPGTVVGGRFEIERAVGDDALGTILAARDQKTQRPIALRVLGPGLIATPDAVEILRAEIKTAAALTHRNVVATYGMGAEKSGARFVACEWLQGQPLTLVVARKKAEGQPLSLRGAYNVIANVAKALAAAHEKGTSHGALRPAVVWVSKNGRVKVSELGIARAILRTAGPAALGPTEQAFLAPEVRGGGAPAESIDAASRTDVFGLGGLLYTMLTGRSAGDDFVAPSQAHPEASAEIDAILLRCLATDPAARFATPEDVRAALAPHVGGAEAAEGDAGGLGMDIDVDVDSAMSEAPPPGSGAKVVTPPAAALKAPAPPKPAAPPKPATAAASGSAPRPIPALAPAGAPKVGQRVSIHEEFRPSFVDGIPGAAPAPAAAAAPVRAADVDLGSVLNKITENDAARWMVQKDKLDHGPFSGRELVQLIAKGEVLGDHGLLNMDTGERRKVADHPDFVEFVEQYRLKKAAADEKQAIVTAAKVEKTSNAVKFMVAGGVLVLILAGVGIFFLTRQAEQDTQIADANLADLYERGQVEIEGTAGILPDPPRGSGRRGGGRGGRAGAPGTSYEDAMSQVVDIGDATGSGGEGRLSPSQVAGVMNGRINSFFPCVGEELRAGRSLGRVRIDMAIAGSGAVLGSSVRAGSPEFQRCVQGRVAAIRFPGFGAPRMGASYSFDASQ; encoded by the coding sequence ATGTCCACGTCGACGGCTTCCGCCCGCACGCCTTCCGGCAACCACGGGCTCTCGCCGGGCACTGTCGTCGGGGGCCGCTTCGAGATCGAGCGCGCCGTCGGCGACGACGCCCTCGGCACGATCCTCGCGGCCCGCGACCAGAAGACCCAGCGTCCCATCGCGCTCCGCGTGCTCGGCCCCGGCCTGATCGCGACGCCCGACGCGGTCGAGATCCTCCGCGCCGAGATCAAGACCGCCGCCGCGCTCACGCACCGCAACGTCGTCGCGACCTACGGAATGGGCGCCGAGAAGAGCGGCGCCCGCTTCGTCGCGTGCGAGTGGCTCCAGGGCCAGCCCCTCACCCTCGTCGTCGCGCGCAAGAAGGCCGAGGGCCAGCCGCTCTCGCTGCGCGGCGCGTACAACGTCATCGCGAACGTCGCCAAGGCGCTCGCCGCCGCGCACGAGAAGGGCACCTCGCACGGCGCGCTGCGCCCGGCGGTCGTCTGGGTCTCGAAGAACGGCCGCGTGAAGGTGAGCGAGCTCGGCATCGCGCGCGCGATCCTCCGCACCGCCGGTCCCGCCGCGCTCGGTCCGACCGAGCAGGCGTTCCTCGCCCCCGAGGTCCGCGGCGGCGGCGCGCCCGCGGAGTCGATCGACGCGGCGAGCCGCACCGATGTCTTCGGCCTCGGCGGCCTGCTCTACACGATGCTCACCGGCCGCAGCGCGGGCGACGACTTCGTCGCGCCCTCGCAGGCGCACCCGGAGGCGAGCGCCGAGATCGACGCGATCCTCCTGCGCTGTCTCGCGACCGATCCCGCCGCGCGCTTCGCGACGCCCGAGGACGTGCGCGCCGCGCTCGCGCCGCACGTCGGCGGCGCCGAGGCGGCCGAGGGCGACGCGGGGGGCCTCGGCATGGACATCGACGTCGACGTCGACAGCGCGATGTCCGAGGCGCCGCCGCCGGGCTCGGGCGCGAAGGTCGTCACCCCGCCCGCCGCTGCGCTCAAGGCCCCCGCGCCTCCGAAGCCCGCCGCACCGCCGAAGCCGGCCACCGCCGCGGCGTCCGGCTCGGCACCGCGCCCGATCCCCGCGCTCGCGCCCGCCGGCGCGCCGAAGGTCGGCCAGCGCGTCTCGATCCACGAGGAGTTCCGCCCCTCGTTCGTCGACGGCATCCCCGGCGCCGCGCCGGCGCCCGCGGCCGCCGCTGCGCCGGTGCGCGCGGCCGACGTCGACCTCGGCTCGGTGCTCAACAAGATCACCGAGAACGACGCGGCGCGCTGGATGGTCCAGAAGGACAAGCTCGACCACGGTCCGTTCTCGGGCCGCGAGCTCGTCCAGCTGATCGCGAAGGGCGAGGTCCTCGGCGATCACGGCCTGCTCAACATGGACACCGGGGAGCGCCGCAAGGTCGCCGATCACCCGGACTTCGTGGAGTTCGTCGAGCAGTACCGCCTCAAGAAGGCCGCCGCCGACGAGAAGCAGGCGATCGTCACCGCGGCGAAGGTCGAGAAGACCTCGAACGCGGTGAAGTTCATGGTCGCGGGCGGCGTGCTCGTGCTGATCCTCGCGGGCGTCGGCATCTTCTTCCTCACGCGCCAGGCCGAGCAGGACACCCAGATCGCCGACGCGAACCTCGCCGATCTCTACGAGCGCGGTCAGGTCGAGATCGAAGGCACCGCGGGCATCCTCCCCGATCCTCCGCGCGGCTCGGGCCGGCGCGGCGGCGGCCGTGGTGGTCGCGCCGGCGCGCCCGGGACGTCGTACGAGGACGCGATGAGCCAGGTCGTCGACATCGGCGACGCGACCGGCAGCGGCGGCGAAGGACGCCTCTCGCCCTCGCAGGTGGCGGGCGTGATGAACGGCCGCATCAACTCGTTCTTCCCGTGCGTCGGCGAGGAGCTGCGCGCCGGTCGCTCGCTCGGTCGCGTGCGCATCGACATGGCGATCGCGGGCAGCGGCGCCGTGCTCGGCTCGAGCGTCCGCGCGGGCAGCCCCGAGTTCCAGCGCTGCGTGCAGGGACGCGTCGCCGCGATCCGCTTCCCGGGCTTCGGCGCGCCGCGCATGGGCGCGAGCTACTCGTTCGACGCGAGCCAATGA
- a CDS encoding Glu/Leu/Phe/Val family dehydrogenase, with amino-acid sequence MSSDALENANRYFEQAAKVLDLGRDVAVQLRTPFREVRVELNVRMDDGSIGTFVGYRVQHDNARGPFKGGLRYHHEVDAQEVTALAQLMTWKTAVAGVPFGGGKGGIHVDASKLSVGEKERITRAFVDKINDIVGDHTDIPAPDMYTGPQEMGWFLDQYTKYHGYKPGVVTGKPIELGGSHGRAAATGRGCLYVTEELMARLGEPLVGKTVVVQGFGNVGGWAARLFAEQGALVVAISDISGGYYDPKGIDVAAALAWVAKHRTLAGFHAAKKVDNDELLTLPCDILVPAALGGVITEEVARGIRARVIVEGANGPTTPGADEILFAKGVHVIPDILANAGGVTVSYFEWVQNLQHYYWDEARVNEELRRVMRAAFDATWEQSRSRSLPMRMGAYVVGIGRVYTATRMRGL; translated from the coding sequence ATGAGCTCGGACGCGCTCGAGAACGCCAACCGGTACTTCGAACAGGCGGCGAAGGTGCTCGACCTCGGGCGCGACGTCGCGGTGCAGCTCCGCACACCTTTCCGCGAGGTGCGCGTCGAGCTCAACGTGCGCATGGACGACGGCTCGATCGGCACGTTCGTCGGCTATCGCGTGCAGCACGACAACGCGCGCGGGCCCTTCAAGGGCGGCCTCCGCTACCACCACGAGGTCGACGCGCAGGAGGTCACCGCGCTCGCCCAGCTGATGACGTGGAAGACCGCCGTCGCCGGCGTCCCGTTCGGCGGCGGCAAGGGCGGCATCCACGTCGACGCGAGCAAGCTCAGCGTCGGCGAGAAGGAGCGCATCACCCGCGCCTTCGTCGACAAGATCAACGACATCGTCGGCGATCACACCGACATCCCCGCCCCCGACATGTACACGGGCCCGCAGGAGATGGGCTGGTTCCTCGACCAGTACACGAAGTACCACGGCTACAAGCCCGGCGTGGTCACCGGCAAGCCCATCGAGCTCGGCGGATCGCACGGGCGCGCGGCGGCGACCGGGCGCGGCTGTCTCTACGTCACCGAGGAGCTGATGGCGCGCCTCGGCGAGCCCCTCGTGGGCAAGACCGTCGTGGTGCAGGGCTTCGGCAACGTCGGGGGCTGGGCGGCGCGGCTCTTCGCGGAGCAGGGCGCGCTCGTCGTCGCGATCTCCGACATCTCGGGCGGCTACTACGACCCGAAGGGCATCGACGTCGCGGCGGCGCTCGCGTGGGTCGCGAAGCACCGCACGCTCGCGGGCTTCCACGCCGCGAAGAAGGTCGACAACGACGAGCTGCTCACGCTGCCGTGCGACATCCTCGTGCCCGCCGCGCTCGGCGGCGTGATCACCGAGGAGGTCGCGCGCGGCATCCGCGCGCGCGTGATCGTCGAGGGCGCGAACGGCCCGACCACGCCGGGCGCCGACGAGATCCTGTTCGCCAAGGGCGTGCACGTGATCCCCGACATCCTCGCGAACGCCGGCGGCGTGACCGTCAGCTACTTCGAGTGGGTGCAGAACCTCCAGCACTACTACTGGGACGAAGCGCGCGTGAACGAGGAGCTGCGCCGCGTGATGCGCGCCGCGTTCGACGCGACCTGGGAGCAGAGCCGCAGCCGCTCGCTCCCGATGCGCATGGGCGCGTACGTCGTCGGCATCGGCCGCGTCTACACCGCGACCCGCATGCGCGGCCTCTAG
- the glmM gene encoding phosphoglucosamine mutase, translating into MARTLFGTDGIRGMANEGAMTPEIAFKIGAGITYQLRQRVKHPPRVIIGKDTRVSGYLLETALAAGVCTWGGRVMLSGPMPTPAIAHLTTSMRADAGIVLSASHNPFADNGIKIFGGDGFKLPDDAEAQLERLIEDGALEKGRPTGKDVGRAERLDDARGRYVAFVKQTFPRDLTLEGLKVVVDAANGAAYRVAPAVFAELGATVIPIGVEPDGYNINEECGAVHPECCARAVREHRADLGIALDGDADRVIVVDSEGKEVDGDVVMALCATRMLREGTLRKGTLVSTVMSNLGLERAIESAGGRMVRTAVGDRYVVEEMRKNDYNFGGEQSGHMIFLDHASTGDGLVAALQLLAMVLREQHPLADLASKVMTRVPQILVNAKLPARRPLEEMPATLKAIRSAEVELGKSGRVVVRWSGTEPKLRVMIEGEDETRIEQLANDIADEAKRELASA; encoded by the coding sequence ATGGCTCGTACTCTCTTCGGAACCGACGGCATCCGCGGCATGGCGAACGAAGGCGCGATGACGCCCGAGATCGCCTTCAAGATCGGCGCGGGGATCACCTACCAGCTGCGCCAGCGCGTGAAGCACCCGCCGCGCGTCATCATCGGCAAGGACACGCGCGTGTCGGGCTACCTGCTCGAGACCGCGCTCGCCGCCGGTGTCTGCACCTGGGGCGGCCGCGTGATGCTCTCGGGACCGATGCCGACCCCCGCCATCGCGCACCTCACGACGAGCATGCGCGCCGACGCCGGCATCGTGCTCAGCGCGTCGCACAACCCGTTCGCCGACAACGGGATCAAGATCTTCGGCGGCGACGGATTCAAGCTGCCCGACGACGCCGAGGCCCAGCTCGAGCGGCTCATCGAGGACGGCGCGCTCGAGAAGGGGCGCCCGACCGGCAAGGACGTCGGACGCGCCGAGCGCCTCGACGACGCGCGCGGTCGCTACGTCGCGTTCGTGAAGCAGACGTTCCCGCGCGACCTGACGCTCGAGGGGCTCAAGGTCGTCGTCGACGCCGCGAACGGCGCGGCGTACCGCGTCGCGCCCGCGGTGTTCGCCGAGCTCGGCGCGACGGTGATCCCGATCGGCGTCGAGCCCGACGGCTACAACATCAACGAGGAGTGCGGCGCCGTGCACCCCGAGTGCTGCGCGCGCGCGGTGCGCGAGCATCGCGCCGACCTCGGCATCGCGCTCGACGGCGACGCGGACCGCGTGATCGTCGTCGACTCCGAGGGCAAGGAGGTCGACGGCGACGTCGTCATGGCGCTGTGCGCGACGCGGATGCTGCGCGAGGGCACGCTGCGCAAGGGCACGCTGGTGTCGACGGTCATGTCGAACCTCGGCCTCGAGCGCGCGATCGAGAGCGCGGGCGGCCGCATGGTGCGCACCGCGGTCGGCGATCGCTACGTCGTCGAGGAGATGCGCAAGAACGACTACAACTTCGGCGGCGAGCAGTCGGGGCACATGATCTTCCTCGACCACGCGTCGACGGGAGACGGGCTCGTCGCGGCGCTGCAGCTCCTCGCGATGGTGCTGCGCGAGCAGCACCCGCTCGCCGATCTCGCGTCGAAGGTGATGACGCGCGTCCCGCAGATCCTGGTGAACGCGAAGCTGCCGGCGCGCCGCCCGCTCGAGGAGATGCCCGCGACGCTCAAGGCGATCCGCAGCGCCGAGGTCGAGCTCGGCAAGAGCGGCCGCGTGGTCGTGCGCTGGAGCGGCACCGAGCCGAAGCTGCGCGTGATGATCGAGGGCGAGGACGAGACGCGCATCGAGCAGCTCGCGAACGACATCGCCGACGAAGCGAAGCGCGAGCTCGCGAGCGCGTGA
- a CDS encoding YbbR-like domain-containing protein, with product MTASTARAREGGFVRNLIFENFPLKVFSLVASLALFSLVRGAEDAQRSLFVDVVAVLPDASTGRILLSDIPDRVRVTLRGSRSLLNSIRRDDIPPIQVTLDDTRARLYYFDPERLEVPAGLEITQIAPATIALQWADRAERRLPVHPTIDGRPAPGLMLAGPPEVRPPSAVITGPAPEISPLDHVTTDPINLAGLEAGRHERRVTLMHLPPHAEYEGEAMVTVVVEIAPQVAERSLPRLEVAVVGGEVRELRPARVRVRVRGAPQVLDGMDALGVVPYVDVSELEPTAGGQSVPVRVRGIPEGVELVDVEPPDVLAMPSR from the coding sequence GTGACCGCGAGCACGGCTCGCGCGCGCGAAGGCGGGTTCGTCCGCAACCTGATCTTCGAGAATTTCCCGCTGAAGGTCTTCTCGCTCGTCGCGTCGCTCGCGCTCTTCTCGCTCGTGCGCGGCGCCGAGGACGCACAGCGCTCGCTCTTCGTCGACGTCGTGGCGGTGCTGCCCGACGCGTCGACGGGCCGCATCCTGCTCTCCGACATCCCGGATCGCGTGCGCGTCACGCTGCGCGGCTCGCGGTCGCTGCTGAACTCGATCCGGCGCGACGACATCCCGCCGATCCAGGTGACGCTCGATGACACGCGGGCGCGCCTCTACTACTTCGATCCCGAGCGCCTCGAGGTGCCGGCGGGCCTCGAGATCACGCAGATCGCGCCCGCGACGATCGCGCTGCAGTGGGCGGATCGCGCCGAGCGCCGACTGCCCGTGCACCCGACGATCGACGGCCGCCCGGCGCCCGGGCTGATGCTCGCGGGCCCGCCCGAGGTGCGACCGCCGAGCGCGGTGATCACGGGGCCGGCGCCGGAGATCTCGCCGCTCGATCACGTCACGACGGATCCGATCAACCTCGCAGGGCTCGAGGCGGGACGTCACGAGCGTCGCGTCACGCTGATGCACCTGCCGCCGCACGCCGAGTACGAGGGCGAGGCGATGGTGACGGTCGTGGTGGAGATCGCGCCGCAGGTCGCGGAGCGATCGCTGCCGCGGCTCGAGGTCGCGGTGGTCGGCGGCGAGGTCCGCGAGCTGCGTCCGGCGCGCGTGCGCGTGCGGGTGCGCGGCGCGCCGCAGGTGCTCGACGGAATGGACGCGCTCGGCGTCGTGCCGTACGTCGACGTGAGCGAGCTCGAGCCCACTGCCGGCGGCCAGAGCGTGCCGGTGCGGGTGCGCGGGATCCCCGAGGGCGTGGAGCTGGTCGACGTGGAGCCGCCCGACGTGCTCGCGATGCCGAGCCGCTGA
- the cdaA gene encoding diadenylate cyclase CdaA, which translates to MPELGDLLTGMVDWGRLRIIVDVADVLVVAYLFYRLTLLVKGTRAMQMAIGLGLVFLVYHLARRLGLVTLYTILDALLTYIVLLIVVIFQNDIRRVLARVGQRPWFRGARNVREVQAIEEVVKAAVHMGQRHIGAIIVFERDAALDEFVEHGTPIDSGVTKEVLYSLFVPHADNPLHDGAVIIREGRIWQAGGHLPLSSSAKLDRSLGTRHRAAIGISEETDAVVVVVSEERGSISLCFNGNMARGLDAGSLRQALLGLFSTPVRKKTRTDATASTRRASPSQSERPSLAPPSVPTATARKEESAP; encoded by the coding sequence ATGCCTGAGCTCGGCGATCTCCTGACCGGCATGGTCGACTGGGGTCGGCTGCGCATCATCGTCGACGTCGCCGACGTCCTCGTCGTCGCCTACCTGTTCTATCGCCTGACGCTGCTCGTGAAGGGCACGCGGGCGATGCAGATGGCGATCGGCCTCGGCCTCGTCTTCCTCGTGTACCACCTCGCGCGACGGCTCGGGCTCGTCACGCTCTACACGATCCTCGACGCGCTGCTCACGTACATCGTGTTGCTGATCGTCGTCATCTTCCAGAACGACATCCGTCGCGTCCTCGCGCGCGTCGGGCAGAGACCGTGGTTCCGCGGCGCGCGCAACGTGCGCGAGGTGCAGGCGATCGAAGAGGTCGTGAAGGCCGCGGTGCACATGGGGCAGCGGCACATCGGCGCGATCATCGTGTTCGAGCGCGACGCGGCGCTCGACGAGTTCGTCGAGCACGGCACGCCGATCGACTCCGGCGTCACGAAGGAGGTCCTCTACTCGCTCTTCGTGCCGCACGCGGACAACCCGTTGCACGACGGCGCCGTGATCATTCGCGAGGGGCGCATCTGGCAGGCGGGCGGGCACCTGCCGCTCTCGTCGAGCGCGAAGCTCGATCGCTCGCTCGGCACGCGCCATCGCGCGGCGATCGGCATCTCCGAGGAGACGGACGCGGTCGTCGTGGTGGTCAGCGAGGAGCGCGGGAGCATCTCGCTCTGCTTCAACGGCAACATGGCGCGCGGGCTCGACGCGGGATCGCTGCGCCAGGCGCTGCTCGGTCTGTTCTCGACGCCGGTGCGGAAGAAGACGCGCACCGACGCGACCGCGTCCACGCGCCGCGCGTCGCCCTCGCAGAGTGAGCGCCCGTCGCTCGCGCCGCCGTCGGTGCCGACCGCGACCGCGCGCAAGGAAGAGAGCGCACCGTGA
- the folP gene encoding dihydropteroate synthase — MSAPVEIWGVLNVTPDSFSDGGRFVALGAAIEHAERMRADGADVIDVGGASSRPAGKTYGAGAPDIAPSEEIARVAPVIDALVARGMRVSIDTARGEVADAALARGASIVNDVTMGADDALLDAVARRGAELVLMHSRGGGRVDATTTAYRDVVEDVLAELRAAIARALSRGVRAERIWIDPGVGFAKTPAQSAALIGATSRFVASGHRVLVGASRKSFIGQLAPDASGAAPAPDARLGGSLAAVTAAVLGGAHAVRVHDVAVSRQAALVALAMRPPRSASRGKETRADA; from the coding sequence ATGAGCGCGCCCGTCGAGATCTGGGGCGTGCTCAACGTGACGCCCGACTCGTTCAGCGACGGCGGGCGGTTCGTCGCGCTCGGTGCGGCGATCGAGCACGCGGAGCGGATGCGTGCCGACGGCGCGGACGTGATCGACGTGGGCGGCGCGTCGTCGCGGCCCGCGGGCAAGACGTACGGCGCGGGCGCGCCCGACATCGCGCCGAGCGAGGAGATCGCGCGCGTCGCGCCGGTGATCGACGCGCTCGTCGCGCGCGGGATGCGGGTGAGCATCGACACCGCGCGCGGCGAGGTCGCGGACGCAGCGCTCGCGCGCGGCGCGTCGATCGTCAACGACGTGACGATGGGCGCGGACGACGCGCTCCTCGACGCGGTCGCGCGACGCGGCGCCGAGCTCGTGCTGATGCACTCGCGCGGCGGAGGGCGCGTCGATGCGACGACCACCGCGTACCGCGACGTCGTCGAGGACGTGCTCGCGGAGCTGCGCGCCGCGATCGCGCGCGCGCTGTCGCGCGGCGTGCGCGCGGAGCGGATCTGGATCGATCCCGGCGTCGGCTTCGCGAAGACGCCCGCGCAGTCGGCGGCGCTGATCGGCGCGACGTCGCGCTTCGTCGCGAGCGGACATCGCGTCCTCGTCGGTGCGTCGCGCAAGTCGTTCATCGGTCAGCTCGCGCCGGACGCGTCGGGCGCCGCGCCCGCGCCGGACGCACGGCTCGGTGGATCGCTCGCCGCGGTCACGGCCGCGGTGCTCGGCGGCGCACACGCGGTGCGCGTGCACGACGTCGCGGTCTCGCGGCAGGCGGCGCTCGTCGCGCTCGCGATGCGCCCGCCGCGCAGCGCCTCACGCGGGAAGGAGACGCGCGCCGATGCCTGA